In Streptococcus dysgalactiae subsp. dysgalactiae, the following are encoded in one genomic region:
- the nagA gene encoding N-acetylglucosamine-6-phosphate deacetylase, producing MTSYLKADCFYYPTEVKPAGYLSLEDGVFGEWSETAPTDAQIIDYTGYQIAPGLVDTHIHGYAGADVMDNSAEGIHKMSEGLLSTGVTSFLPTTLTSTFEQLEKVSATVASVANQVKGAKIQGIYFEGPYFTEEYKGAQNPSYMKNPRLDEFNAWQKAAKGLIKKIALAPERDGVAEFISTVTKQGVTVALGHSNGTYQEANEAVQSGASVWVHAYNGMRGLTHREPGMVGAVYNLPNTYAELICDGHHVSPVACDILMQQKGHDYVAMITDCMRAGGSADGDYMLGEFPVVVQNGTARLKESGNLAGSILKLKDGLKNVVAWGIASPAEAIHMATYVPALSVGIDDVCGQIKSGHAADFIVLDQNLELLATYLDGRKVFDAS from the coding sequence ATGACAAGCTATCTAAAAGCGGATTGTTTTTATTACCCAACAGAGGTGAAACCAGCAGGCTATTTAAGCCTTGAGGATGGTGTTTTTGGGGAGTGGTCAGAAACGGCCCCAACAGATGCCCAAATCATTGATTACACAGGTTATCAGATTGCACCGGGCCTTGTGGATACACATATCCATGGTTACGCGGGTGCTGATGTCATGGATAATTCTGCAGAAGGTATCCATAAAATGAGTGAAGGGTTGCTGTCAACAGGGGTAACATCCTTCTTACCAACAACCTTGACCTCTACCTTTGAGCAATTAGAGAAGGTCTCAGCAACTGTTGCGTCAGTCGCTAATCAAGTTAAGGGGGCTAAGATTCAAGGCATTTACTTTGAAGGTCCTTATTTTACCGAAGAATATAAGGGTGCTCAAAATCCAAGTTATATGAAAAACCCACGGTTGGATGAATTTAACGCTTGGCAAAAGGCTGCAAAAGGCCTCATCAAAAAAATTGCACTTGCTCCCGAACGTGATGGTGTCGCAGAATTTATCTCCACAGTGACCAAACAAGGTGTCACAGTAGCCTTAGGACACTCAAATGGAACCTATCAAGAGGCTAACGAAGCTGTCCAATCAGGTGCTAGCGTTTGGGTCCATGCCTATAATGGTATGCGAGGATTGACTCACCGTGAGCCAGGAATGGTTGGTGCCGTCTATAATTTGCCTAACACCTATGCAGAGTTGATTTGTGATGGACACCATGTCTCACCCGTTGCTTGTGATATTTTAATGCAACAAAAAGGGCATGATTATGTGGCTATGATTACTGACTGTATGCGGGCAGGTGGCTCTGCTGATGGCGATTATATGTTAGGAGAATTTCCTGTGGTTGTCCAGAATGGCACTGCCCGTCTCAAGGAGAGTGGTAATTTGGCAGGGTCCATTTTGAAATTAAAAGACGGTCTTAAAAATGTAGTGGCTTGGGGAATTGCTAGTCCAGCAGAAGCTATTCATATGGCGACTTATGTGCCGGCTCTTTCTGTCGGTATTGACGACGTATGTGGTCAAATCAAATCCGGTCATGCAGCAGACTTTATTGTTCTTGATCAGAATTTGGAGCTTCTAGCTACCTATCTAGATGGTCGAAAGGTTTTTGATGCCTCATAA
- a CDS encoding Na/Pi cotransporter family protein, translating to MSVNWQDIAFHFFGGLGLFLFSIKYMGDGLQQAAGDKLRYYIDKYTSNPFFGILVGIAMSALIQSSSGVTVITVGLVSAGLLNLRQAIGIVMGANIGTTVTSFLIGFKLGDYALPMIFIGAACLFFTSNKRLNNLGRIIFGVGGIFFSLNLMGDAMDPLKSVSSFQTYLATLGDKPFQGVFIGSVLTMVIQSSAAIIGILQGLFSGGLLTLQGAIPILLGSNIGTCITAVLAAIGSNIAAKRVAAAHVLFNLIGTMIFMIFLLPFTSLMLWLQTELKLIPEMTIAFSHGSFNITNTILLIPFIGLLAMLVTKLIPGEDEVVKYEALYLDRLLITQAPSIALGNAHKELIHLASYAIQAFEASYSYIMTADDKFGEKVRRYEKAVNTIDEELTTYLVDISNEALSPSENEVLAGILDSSRDLERIGDHSESLATLIEGITTKHIGFSAAARNELTDMYRLTHCLTLDAIRAIVDSDSNLAQMIVIRHKEIEEKERRLRKTHIERLNRGECTAQAGINFIDIISHYTRITDHALNLAEKVLSHQL from the coding sequence GTGTCAGTAAATTGGCAAGACATTGCATTTCATTTCTTTGGAGGCCTAGGTCTCTTTCTATTCAGTATCAAGTACATGGGAGATGGTCTTCAGCAAGCAGCGGGAGATAAACTCAGGTACTATATTGATAAGTACACAAGCAATCCCTTTTTTGGTATTCTGGTTGGGATTGCCATGTCTGCCTTGATTCAGTCCAGTTCAGGTGTTACTGTGATTACGGTTGGCTTGGTTTCAGCTGGTTTATTAAATTTACGCCAAGCTATTGGAATTGTTATGGGAGCCAACATTGGGACTACGGTTACCTCTTTTTTAATTGGTTTTAAATTAGGAGATTACGCCTTACCAATGATTTTTATTGGGGCAGCCTGCCTTTTCTTTACCTCGAATAAGAGACTTAATAATTTAGGACGCATTATCTTCGGGGTAGGGGGGATTTTCTTTTCTCTTAATCTTATGGGAGATGCTATGGATCCTTTGAAGTCAGTGTCTAGCTTCCAAACTTATTTAGCCACACTGGGCGATAAACCTTTCCAAGGTGTTTTTATCGGATCAGTTTTGACGATGGTGATTCAGTCATCTGCTGCTATTATTGGAATTTTACAAGGCCTTTTTTCAGGTGGGTTATTGACCCTGCAAGGAGCAATCCCAATCTTACTAGGGTCAAATATTGGTACTTGTATCACAGCAGTATTAGCTGCTATTGGGTCCAATATTGCGGCTAAGCGTGTAGCTGCAGCCCATGTCTTGTTTAACTTGATTGGAACCATGATTTTCATGATTTTCTTGCTTCCATTCACTTCTTTGATGCTATGGTTGCAAACAGAATTGAAACTGATACCAGAAATGACGATTGCTTTTTCACACGGTTCTTTTAATATCACTAACACCATCTTACTGATTCCCTTTATTGGTCTGTTGGCGATGTTAGTAACGAAACTTATTCCGGGAGAGGATGAGGTGGTGAAATACGAGGCGCTATACCTTGATCGTTTGCTTATCACCCAAGCACCATCTATCGCCTTAGGAAATGCTCATAAAGAACTGATTCATCTAGCTTCTTACGCTATTCAGGCTTTTGAAGCTTCCTACAGCTATATCATGACAGCAGATGATAAATTTGGTGAAAAAGTGAGACGTTACGAGAAAGCAGTCAATACCATTGATGAGGAGTTAACCACTTATTTGGTTGATATTTCCAACGAAGCCCTCAGCCCGAGTGAAAATGAAGTGCTGGCGGGTATTCTTGATTCTTCCCGTGATTTGGAAAGAATTGGAGACCATTCTGAATCATTGGCAACCTTAATTGAAGGGATTACTACAAAGCATATTGGCTTTTCAGCAGCAGCTCGCAACGAATTAACGGACATGTACCGCTTGACGCATTGCTTGACCTTGGATGCTATACGAGCTATCGTAGATAGTGATAGCAATCTGGCGCAGATGATTGTCATCCGCCACAAGGAAATTGAGGAGAAAGAGCGTCGTTTGCGTAAAACACACATTGAACGCCTTAATCGTGGAGAGTGTACGGCTCAAGCTGGGATTAACTTTATTGATATTATTTCCCACTACACGCGAATTACTGATCATGCTTTAAATTTGGCTGAGAAAGTACTTTCACATCAACTCTAG
- a CDS encoding GA-like domain-containing protein: MQKSKKEALYLLLSIFTITLMGGLYLVFGSTSKMPTTLRRQEQAIYLTKQADLAVQAAEKLGTIAATNKAQHAIDRLKASSKKQGLQDRLEAVKVTLEQEEAATRAVKSAEDAPSPALKDLAQKAVNELNNFGKKTALQARLDAIVLAKPVPEETPRQVIDDNNTSTWIPDPAPSQPHTTVPQPSSPEATPEPPTPNPDPEPSQPEPSHPSAPSLPTPPIGSGETHSKE; this comes from the coding sequence ATGCAAAAATCCAAAAAAGAAGCCTTGTATCTGCTGTTAAGCATTTTTACCATTACTCTCATGGGAGGACTTTACCTCGTTTTTGGCAGCACTTCTAAAATGCCAACAACTCTCAGACGGCAAGAACAAGCTATATACTTGACAAAGCAAGCTGACCTAGCGGTCCAGGCCGCTGAAAAATTGGGAACTATAGCTGCCACTAATAAAGCCCAACATGCCATCGACCGTTTAAAAGCATCCTCCAAAAAACAAGGATTACAAGACCGTTTAGAAGCCGTCAAAGTAACTTTAGAACAAGAAGAAGCAGCCACTCGCGCCGTGAAATCAGCTGAAGATGCCCCAAGCCCAGCACTCAAAGATTTGGCTCAAAAAGCTGTCAATGAATTGAACAATTTTGGAAAAAAAACTGCCCTACAGGCAAGGCTTGACGCCATTGTGCTAGCTAAACCAGTTCCTGAGGAAACCCCTAGACAAGTAATAGATGACAACAATACTTCCACTTGGATTCCTGATCCAGCACCAAGTCAACCTCACACGACTGTCCCTCAACCGTCTAGTCCCGAAGCCACTCCGGAACCACCAACTCCAAATCCGGATCCAGAGCCAAGTCAACCTGAACCAAGCCACCCGTCAGCACCTTCTCTTCCTACACCACCAATTGGTTCAGGTGAGACCCACTCTAAAGAGTAA
- a CDS encoding DegV family protein: MTWKIVTDSGCDLRSLESQSKELQFERVPLTLQIGTEIFRDDDGLDIDHMMATMYQSSKAATSSCPSPDAFLQAYKGVDNVIAVTITGTLSGSHNSARLAKNDLLEDYPNANIHVIDSLSASGEVDLIVLELERLINLGLSFEEVVERITAYQEKTRLIFVLAKVDNLVKNGRLNKLVGKVVGLLNIRMVGQASQEGTLELLQKARGQKKAVSALVEEIQKAGYKGGKVYIAHANNPKICEQISEKIKAIYPDAVIQTGITSGLCSFYAEDEGILMGYEI; encoded by the coding sequence ATGACTTGGAAAATTGTAACAGATTCGGGCTGTGACCTTAGGAGTTTAGAAAGCCAATCTAAAGAGCTTCAGTTTGAACGCGTGCCCTTAACACTGCAAATTGGCACCGAAATCTTTAGAGATGACGATGGTTTAGATATTGATCACATGATGGCAACGATGTACCAATCTTCAAAGGCTGCTACATCAAGTTGTCCAAGTCCGGATGCCTTCTTACAGGCTTATAAGGGTGTTGATAATGTGATTGCTGTCACTATTACAGGAACTTTGTCAGGTAGCCATAACAGCGCTCGTCTGGCTAAAAATGATCTTCTTGAAGATTATCCGAATGCCAATATTCATGTGATTGATTCCTTATCGGCTAGTGGAGAAGTTGATTTGATCGTTTTAGAATTAGAGCGTTTGATTAACCTAGGACTCTCTTTTGAAGAAGTGGTTGAGCGAATTACCGCCTATCAAGAAAAAACACGATTGATTTTTGTCCTTGCCAAAGTTGATAACTTGGTGAAAAATGGCCGTCTTAATAAATTGGTTGGAAAAGTTGTTGGACTCCTTAACATTCGAATGGTCGGTCAAGCAAGCCAAGAAGGAACACTTGAGTTGTTGCAGAAAGCACGTGGTCAGAAAAAAGCAGTCTCTGCTTTAGTAGAAGAAATTCAAAAAGCAGGTTACAAAGGTGGCAAAGTCTATATTGCTCATGCTAATAACCCAAAAATTTGTGAACAAATTAGCGAGAAAATTAAAGCTATTTATCCAGATGCTGTTATCCAAACAGGAATAACATCAGGACTGTGTAGTTTTTACGCCGAAGATGAAGGTATCCTAATGGGATATGAAATATAA